GAAAACACCTCCAATAAGCTTCCATCAAGGCCTCAAGTGAACTGAAGTAATCCTCATACCACCTCTTCCGCAGGCGGGAGATGGCAAAAGGCGACGCCGTCTGCACGAAATGGTACGCATTGTATCTCTGAGCGGCATCAACATAAAAATTGTCACATTGCTACCTCTCTCGTATATTCCATATATCTTCTCCCCAACCCGAACAGAAATAAGCTTCCAAATAATGCTGCGGCAAAAATATCCATCCTGTTCTGCTCCTTCTGCTGCTGCAGGGGCACGGCATCGGCCGACATCTCGAATACGCGCCAGGGTTGGTAGCCCGCCTGCCCTGAGGAGACACTGGTGGTTGTGGAACCGGCGACGGACTTATCCTTTTCCGCCAGGTAGCGCTGAGCAGGCGCCGGCGGCCCGGCAGGAGTCCTCTGCGCCCCATCCCGGTGAGAACCGGCGTCGGTGGGTGCGACACCCTGCGCACCGGCGTCCTGGTCCGGACCGTTCACGACGCAGGTGGCCGTCATGTTGCCGACCACAGTGCTCACGGTGATAACGGCCGTACCCGGGCCGACAACCGTCACCAGTCCTTTGTTATCCACCGTGGCCACCCTGGTGTCGCTGGAACTCCAGTGCACGCTCTTGTCTGTTGCTTCATCCGGAGCTACGTTCGCCGTCAGCCGGACCGTGCTGCCGACCTTCAGTTCAACCATGTTCCGGTCGAGGGTGACCCCGGCCGGCGGCATGCCGCCCAGCATTACCTCTATCGCGTGCACCCATTTGACAGACTGGGGAGCGGTATGCTCACCGGGGTCGCTCTGGCCAAACAGCAGCCTGAACCTGGTCGAGGTGTCGTAAGCGCTGAAATCCGGGGCAGCGTCAAACCGCTGCCAGTTGTCCTTGTACGCTATGATCGGCTCCACCCGGACCGCCCCGTATACCGCCTCGGGTGTGGACGAGGCGGTCTCATAATCCCAGCCTGAAGGCAGATTCGGATAATAGAAACGGGGGATGTCCAGCAGGAAAGACTTGTCTAAACATTGGTACCATCCCTTTTTGACATCGGTTGAGAAAAAATAAAATTTCTGCACGGAGTTTACGTCGATGCGGGCGTCTTCCAGCAAATCGGTCAACTTGACCCCTGTGGCCGCGTCCACGCACACCGCCGGCAGGCTGTCGATGAAGGTATAGGCCTGCCTGACCTGCGGCAATGCGTCCAGGTCGCTGAGCGTGTAGACCTTCTTCGTGTAATAGGGCCCGCCGAAATAGCCGACCTTAATCGTCAGCGTGTCGGCCGCCACACCTGTAACGCCGGTGCCGCAGCCGGTGCTCGCCACGGCCGGCCCGGCAATCCACAACGGGCTGAGCAGCGCGGCCAGCAGCATTACGCCGGCGACGGTTTTCCACGGCCTGGGTCTGAATTCCAGCCCTCTCAACTTCATTGCTCTTCACTCCAGCGCATCAAGCGCAAAATCATGGCCGCCGTTTCCGCCCGGGTGGCAGTCACTTGCGGGGCGAAGGTGTCTTCGCTCAAGCCGCTTACTATGCCGCAAGACACCGCCAGGTATATTTCATTTCCCGCCCACGGCGATATATCCCCTTTATCTTTGAACTTGTTGATTACCTGCTCAGTTACACTATGCGACAGATCCGCCGTCGACTTCATTTTCAGAGCCCGGGAAATAATCACTGCCATTTGTTCCCGGGTGATGTTGTCATCAGGAGCAAATATGTCGTCGCTATAGCCCATGATTAACCCCGCCTGAACTGCCGCCGCCACGTAATCGTGATACCAAGCCCCGGCGGGCACATCTTGAAAAGAAATACCCGTATTCTGCTCAGCCTTGATATTTAAAGCCGCAGTCAGCAGCTTGGCAAATTGGGCGCGGGTGATTTTTTCTTCCGGTTTGAATTCCGTGGCGGTCACCCCGTCGATTATTCCTTTTTCCGCTAAAGCTTTAATTTCGTCCCTGGCCCAGTGCCCTGCTATGTCCGCAAAATCCCTAGCTAGAGCAGGCATTGCCGTTCCTGCCGTTTCGCCTTCTGCTTCGTTTTCAGGGTTCTCTATGTTATATTGAAAAGTTGCCGTCTCACTGTCTAATTTGCCGAAACCAATGGTTTTTGCCTTGATTGTCAAATTGCCGTTGACCGGCACCGGCTTGTTCAGTTCCGGACGGAAGCTGGGGTAACTGATATTAAATATGTAACTTCCATAAGCAGGTTCACTCCCGTCAAGGGTGTAGTACACCATGACATTATCCGCGGCCTCATCCGGTTTCTTCAGAGTTACTTTCGTACCCGGGGCAACCGTGCCGGACGGGATATCGGCGGTGGGCGCCTCCCACTGATCCAGGGGCGCCGTCAACACTTCAATGACTCCCCCGTTGCACATTTCCTGAATCATCACACAATCGCCGCCGGTGGGTTCATTCGGCGCACGCTGGCCAAAACATATCCGGCCCTGGGAATCGTTCAGAGCAATTATCGTTTCAACCAGTGTTTTTCCCTTCTCGCCGCGAATGGGCGGCCAATCCGCCAGATCGCCGGGATTTTCACCCTCGGGGAAATAATACCGGGGTTCTTCCAGCAACTGTTCCCTGGTGAAATCAGCGTGCACAAACCTGCCGCCGGCTGGTTTTAACCTGAGCAAAGTAGCGTTATCTTTTAAGCCGGCCACGTCTAAAATGCTTTGCAGCGACGGTCCGGTCATATCTTGAAAAACTTTCAGCGCCGGCCAGTGGTTGTACCCGGAATAAGTGTAAGTTTTTTGCGGCAGCGCCTGTAAATCGGCCATGGTAAAGGTCACTTCTTTCTCAACCCCGTCGCCTGTCACCGTCAGCGCCGCCGGCTCAGCCGCGCACGCCCCCCGCGGCACGGCCATGACCAGCAACCCGGCGACCATGCTCAGCCCCACCACAGCAGCCAGAATTTTATGAAGTTTAAAACTCCTGCTGTTTATCATTGCTCTCCCCCTCGCACTAAATATTAAACGTATATTTTCAGCAAAGCCGCAACTCAACACTGTGTTTATCACCGCTCACTCCCGTGCTCCGCGCCGGCGGCGCTTACTGCAGCTCCAGGCTCACGAGCCATTTGGTAAAGCGCTGCCCGGATATGTCGTTGCAAACAATGACTTGCAGGCTCCCCTCCCCGCCCGCCTTGGTTTGCAATGATTTGCCATTATCGGCATAGACAATATACACATTGTCCGGTTGGAGGACTTCAGACATTTCCAGCACCTGGCTGTAGTAGTCGACACCCCTGGTAATGATTTTTTTGTGCTTTTGGGTCAGTCCGGGATCAATACTGTTCAACACACCCAGGAGCGGTGTGCCGGTGAATTCGTGCTCACTACTGTTTTCACCGCTATTTCCGCTATTATTGCCGCTATTGTTGCCGCAATTATTGCTGCAATTGGATTGAACCACCACTTTCTTCTCAACGGCCGGCAATTTCCGGAGGTCGGCGACGGTAAAGCTGCCTAATGTGGCGGCACCGGCTTTAATTACGACCGTTCCTTCTTGCGGGCCGCTTTTACCGCGGCTTACAAACAAGCAGACGGCAATAATCAGGACCAGCAGCCCAATCCCCAAAGCCGGCCACCTTTTGGAGTTAATAGCTCTATCTTTACTTTCATCAACATTGTTTTCAGTCATTCTGCCACCCCCAGATGGAAATTTCCGTCCGAACGGACTTTGACAGACACACGACCTACAGGCTCCATATAACTAGACAAAACCGGATTTACCTGCTAAACACCATATTCTCTTACTGAGCGGCAGGGGAATTGATATAATTCAAGAATCGTTTCAGGATCGCCGCGCTTTGGGCCCGGTCGGCGTTTGTCTGCGGTGAAAAGTCCCCGCCGGGCAGGCCCTTGATGATCCCGGCCCGGACGGCCAGGGCCACATCTTCCTCCGCCCAGGGTGAAATTAATTGCCGGTCCTTAAACTGAGCCAGCTGCCGTTCCAGCTCGCCGCCGGATAAAGCATCCTCTTTCCCGGCGGCACGCGCCGCCCGGGCGATCATGGCCGCCATTTCCTCCCGGGTGATGAAAGCATCCGGCTTAAAGAAACCGCCGTCATAGCCCGTGAGGATCCCTTCATATGTGGCGGCGGCCACACTGCCGGCATACCATGCCGTACCGGCGACGTCTTGAAACTGCCCTTCCTGCAAAACACCCTCCGGCAAGCCCAGAGCTCTCACCAAAAGGGCGGCAAATTCAGCCCGGGTGATGTCGCTGCCGGGTTCATAAGTAGTCTCGCTTTTGCCGTAGATTAGCTTCCTGGCAGCCATAAATTCAATATCCTCTCTGGCCCAACTGTCCTGGATATCGGAAAAGGCCAGACCTTTTTCAGCGACTGCAGCTTCTTGCCCGGCAGGTCTATCCTCAACAGCCTGTTCAGCAGCTGACTGACCAGACGGCGAATCGTCCACTGTGAACGTGAAGGTGACCACCTCGCTGTCCCGTTTGCCCCATCCGACGGTTTTAGCTTTAATAATGGTGTCCTTCTCCACGGCAATCGGCTTGTTTAATGTCGGGACGTGGAAGCTGACATTGTAGATCTTGCTTTCCAGGCCCGGTGTGCCGCCGTCGGTGGTATAATAAATTTTTACTTTCGGGTCGCCATCCAGAATGATTTCCGAACCTTTTTTAATCTTGCCGCCCGGCGCCGCGACTTCTTGCCGGGTATCAGGGTCGATAATTTTTGCCGAGGGCTGTTCCCACCGCGCCGGGGAATCCGTCGTAACGGTAATGGTCTTTAACCTTTTAACATACTCGCAAAGAATTTGTTCCGTCAGCGCCCGCTGGCCGAAACACAACACCGGCGTGTCACGGTCGCTCATCTTCGCAAAATCGTCGTCATCCTCCACCCGCTGCAGGGCAATCACCGGCTGCACCGCTTTTTTGCCGACGGCTGACGATTTCATCAAATTGGGGAAATAGTAGCGTCTCTCATTCAACAGTTCATCCACGGTGAAGTCGATACGGTAACCATCGCTGCCCCGGAAAGTAATCATTTGGGCTTCCGGTTTCATTTCAGCCTTTTCCAGCAGGGTCCGCAACAGAACACCCTCCGCAGCCACAAATAGATTGCTGGGCCAGTCACTGACCACTGAAAATATCTCTCTTTCCTGGCTCATTGCCTCCAGTTCGGCGCGGGTAAAAGAAATTTCCTTTTCCACCCCGTCGCCGTTAATGGTAAGAATAGCTCCCGCCGTCGTCTGGCCGCCGGAGCCATCCGCTGAAGCTACTGAAAATTTATATCTTTTTAATTCCGGCTGGCCCGCGCCGCCGACGATAATGGTGTATTTGCCTTCGGCCGCCGCCGGAGACAGCGTGAAGCCGGCTGCAAAAACACCGTTTTCCACTTGGGGTTGACAGCTATATACCAACCCGCCCTGTTCATCCTGGACAGTTATGGAAACTTCGGTTAGATTTTGCGCCGTTCCCTCCATTTCAACCCTGTCGCCCGGCCCGTACACGTGGTGGGAGCTGTGCGAAGCGAGATTCACCTTGACATCCCCGTCATCCGCGTAACCGGCGCCGGACAGCAGCAACATGGACAGAACCGTCAAAACACATAGTAAATACTTACCAATCCGGAGCGTTTTCATGATGTTTTCTTTCTCCCTTGTAAAACATTTATGGTCATTGTACTTGCTTATACAGCCGCAGAACCATGACCGCGGCCTCGGCCCGGGTGGCAGTAGCCTGCGGAGCGAAGGTGCCGTCGCCCATGCCGCTGATTATGCCGCACGATACCGCCAGCGCAATATCCTGCCTGGCCCACGGTGATATATCCTCTTTATCAGTGAACTTGTCAATTCCCTGGTCAGTGATACTATGGGATAAATCTTCAGTTATTTTCATTTTTAAGGCCCGGGTAATGATCACGGCTATTTGCTCCCTGGTTATGCTTTCATCCGGAGCAAAAGTATTATCGTCAACACCCATGAGCAACCCTGCCTTAACCGCCGCCGCCACATCGTCGTGATACCACGCACCCGCGGGCACATCGCTGAAGGAAAGGGCCACACCCGGCTTAACCTCGATGCGCAAAGCCCTGACCAGCCACTGGGCAAACTGGGCGCGCGTTGTTTTTTCTTCCGGATTGAATGCCGCGCCGGTCCCGTCGATCACGCCTCCTGCCACCAAAGCTTTGATATCGTCCCTGGCCCAGTGCCCGTCAATGTCTGCAAAATCTCCGGCAGGGGCGGCCGCCGCCTTGTCCTCCGCAGCGTTATCTAATTTATTTGCGCCCGCTTTGTCCGCGTCCGCCGGCTTGCCCGCGGTATTTTCTTCAACCGCGCCGGATTGGGCCGGTAACCCCGTATTGTACTGATAAGTCACCACCTCGCTGTCCAGCTTGCCCATGCCTATTGTTTTAGTTTTAATCACCATACTGCCGTTAATTGGTATGGGCTTGTTCAATTCCGGCTGGAAGGTGGGGTAGCTGATATTGAATATGTCGCTTCCATACGCGGGCCCGCTCCCGTCCAGGGTGTAATACACGATGGCGTGATAAGGCGTCCCGTCCCTGTGCTGCAGGGTTACTTTCGTGCCCGTGGCGACATGGCCGGGCGCGGGGTCGGCGGACGGCGCCTCCCACTGCGCCGGGGGCGCTGTAAATACTTCAATCGTCCCTCCCTCGCAAAGCCCTCCGAGCATCTGGTTCTTGCAGCAAGTCGGCTCGTTCAGCGCGCACTGTCCATAGATTATTTTTCCGTTGGACTCGTTCAGGGCGAGCATCGTCTCCACTGGCACTTTCCCTCTTTCACTGCGGGTGGGCGGCCATTTCCCCAGATTATCCTCGTCTTCACCATCGGGGAAATAATACCTGGGTTCGTCCAGCAACTGTGCCTTGGTAAACTCACTATACACGTCGTCAGACAATTTGCACCTGATCATGGTGGCGTTGTCCTTTAATCCCGCCGCGTCTAAAATGGTTTTCAACGTCGGACCTTTCATATCCTTAAATATTTGCAGGGAAGGCCAGTGGTTGTATCCGGAGTAGGTGTACGTTTTTTGCGGCAGCGCCTGCAATTCGGCCAGGGTGAATTGCACCGTTTTTTCAACCCCGTCGCCCGTCACCGTCAACGCCACCGGCTCAGCCGCGCCCGCACCTTGCGGCGCAACGACGACCAGCAACCCGGCAACCATGCTTAACCCCACTACAACAATTGCCAGCAGTTTATTAAGTCTAAAACCCCTGATGTTTATCATCGCTATCCACCTCACATTGTATTGGAATCAATATAAGTCAAAAACCGTTTCAGGATCGCCGCGCTCTGGGCGCGGTCGGCATAAGTCTGCGGGGAAAAGTCCCCGCCGGACAGGCCCTTGATGATCCCGGCCCGGACAGCCAGGGCCACATCCTCTTCCGCCCAGGGAGAAATCACTTGCCGGTCCTTGAACCGGGCCAGCAGTTGTTCCCGCCCGCTGACGGACAAAGTCTCCTCCTTCCCGGCGGCACGCGCCGCCCGGGCGATCATGGCCGCCATCTCCTCCCGGGTGATTTGAGCGTCCGGCTTAAAGAAGCCGCCGTCATAGCCCGTGATGATCTTTTCATCCGCGGCGGCAGCCACACTGCCGGCGTACCAGTCCGCAACATTCACATCCTGAAACCGCCCTTCCTGCAAAACTCCTTCCGGCAAGCCCAGAACTCTCACCAGAAGGGCGGCAAATTCAGCCCGGGTAATGTCGCTGCCGGGTTCATAAATGGTTTCGCTTTTGCCGTAGATCAGCTTCCTGGCAGCCAGAAATTCAATATCCTCTCCGGCCCAGTTGCCCTGGATGTCGGTAAAGGCCAGACCTTTTTCAGCGGCCGGCGCTTCTTGCCCGGCAGGTTTATCCTCAGCAACCTGCTGAGCAGTTGACTGACCAGGCTGCGACCCGTCCACTGCGAACGTGAAGGTAGCCACCTCGCTGTCCCTTTTGCCGAACCAGACAGCTTTAGCTTTGACCGTGGTGTCGGTTTGCACCAGGATCGGCTCGTCCTGGCCCGCCAGCGGTCCGCAACCGTGGGCGTTGTAGATTTTGCTGTCAAGATCCGGCGCGCTGCCGTCGGTGGTATAATAAATCTTTGTTTTCGGGTCGCCCGCCAGAGCGATTTTTGTGCCGCGCTTTACCACGCCGCCCGGCGTGGCCACTTTTTGCCGGGTGGCCGGATCGATGATTTGCGCCGTTGGCCCGGCCCACTGCCCCGGAGCATCAGTGGTTACGGTGATGGTTTGCAGGATCTTGACGAAACTCAAGAGGGTTTGCTCAGTCCGCGCCCGCTGGCCAATACATAATACCGGCGTATCCTGTTCGCTCATCTGGCTGAAATCAGTGGACCGCTCCGCCTTTTTCAGGGCTATTACCGGCTCCACCTCTGTCCCGGCGGGGAATATGTAACGTTTTGTTTCCAATAATTCATCTCTGGTGAATTCGGCCCTGTACCCGTCGCTGCCTGTAAAAGTTATCATCCGGGCTTCCGGTTTCATTCCGGCCTTAGCCAGCAAGGCCCGCAGCGGCACCCCCTCCGCGGCAACCGATAAATCCGCGGGGAAATCGTTTGTCGCGGAAAACACCGCGCTTTCCTGCTCCATCGCCGCCAGTTCGGCCCGGGTAAAGACAACTTCCCGCGGCACCCCGTCTCCTGTGATATACAGCAGGCCGATCTTCTGCGTCACGCGAGCGTCCGCATAGCCGCCGGCCTTGATAACGACGGCGTAATCCCCGGACGTCCGGAACACACTTTTATCGATGGTGATCTTGCCGGCGTCTATGGCGTATTTCCCGGCCTCCAGCGCCGCGCCGTCCACGCTGACCCCGCTGACCGCCCCCCGCCAGGCCGCGTCGTCCGCGAAGGTCAGTTCCACCGGCTTCCTGATCACGTTCTGCGCCGCGTCCGCCGCCAGGGCGGGCGCCGCTTTCAGCCCGCCCTGGGACGACAGCGCGTCGCCGGCGGCCTCCGCCGCCTTGACCGGCTGCGCAAGGTTATGGCTTAACAATATCGCCATAGCGCATACTGCCGGGAACAGTGCGCGCAATATCTTGCTTTTAAGGCTGGACAAAAACATCTCCTCCCAAGAAATATTGATGTATATGACGGGCATACCTACAGACCAGTAATGTTGATGGAATAGCTAAAGTAATCGTTGCAATGTTTTGCACCAGGTTGGGATTGTCGGTGGTTGCGTGCTTAGAGAGCACATCGTATTAAGTGGTTTTGAAGTATTTGAAGTGGCTTTGTTTAAGATGGCTTCGCGGCTGATAAATAATATCCAAATTATCATTTTCAATACATAAACAGCCAAACCTTTACAATACAAAGTATAAACCAACATAACATGATTGTCAATCAACGGCAATACTGTTTGATCATGTCATGTTGACTATTCCCCTGCGAGCACGCTGCTTGTAAAAAACAATGATATTTGTTATTATGTATATGTTTATTTTGTCGAAAAAATCTACCCGCGGCATGACCGCAGTTTTCAGACACGAAGTTTTCCTGCCGTTGATGGGAAAAACTGCCCTCCGGGGCGTTACTTTTTATAGATTGGGCCGCGGCAGCATTGACTCAATACACTCCGTTCCTTGACCGGTTTCCATTCGCTTATCCAATATGGGCCAGCTGGTTCACTTGCGGGACAATCCTTTCATGCTGCTGCGGCTTATTATTTCCGTTCAGGTCGATAATGTGATGGCCGGGATATTGATCACAACACCGGATTGAGTAAATTACAGAACATAAGGTTTCTCATTAGCAAGTTTAAAGGACCGCTCCCTGGGCGGTCCTTTAAATGGATTGGTCCGCAGCAGCTTGGGCTCAATCTACTTGGTTACTTGATTGGTTTCCATTCGCTTATCCAAATATGTGTTTACTGGTTCACTTTCAAGACAACCGTACTCAGACCTTTAACCCACATCTGCATGGTGTCCTCATCGGCGCCGCCTGTCGGACCCGGCTGACCGTAGAAATTCCTGGGACAGTTGGCAGGGCTGAAATCACCGGTATCACGAGTACGATACTGAGTGGCAATAATGGGGGCCACCGCAGTTCCCGGGGACGTAGTTGGCGAATAATAATAATATCCGCTCAAGTCGCCCAGGGTGATGGCGCCGTAGTCATCGGTATCGTAGCCGTCGCTGCCGATAAACTCGACGTAATCCACATCGCCGCTGCTAAAGCCCGATCCTGTCAAAGCAGTATTGATCATACTAAGCAAATTCTGGCCTTTGGCGTCATAATACTTGTAGGTACCCTGATTGCAGTAATAGCTGGAGTAAGTAAGTGGATCACCGGTAGTAGGATCAAGCGAGGTCAAAGTATAGGGCGCACCGCTGCCATCCTGCAATTGAAAGGTTACGCTCGCAAAGGCGGCCGGAGCCATCAAGCCAATCATTAAGGCCATACCGAACAGGATCCCGATGATTTTTCCGCTTTTTAGTCTCATTTGACAAACCTCCTAATTTTTTTTTTGCTGCCGCGGCCCAAATTGCTTTTCTTTAAGGTTAATAATTCAGCTCTATTCGCCCCCCCTTTCCACAATCAAAAAGCCATGAATTTTCTTTCATCACCCTGTGAGCTTGGAGATCAGGCTGAAAAAACATAGTCATAGAATTAAATCCACCATTCAGGAAGATATTATTCAATTTCTCAAGGTTATTTTTCAGCACCGGACAACACACTTACATCCTTAAGCTGCTCATTGATCTGGTCCATGTCAGAGCGTATGCCCAGTTTTTTGAGGGAACCGTCCCGGAAGATCACCGTGGCGTTTGATATAGTCAGCACATTGCTCAACCCGGTCACTTCCGCTTCATTAAAAGGGGGAAACTTGCCCCAGAGCGCGACCGTGCCGTCCTCCTTCACGGCAAAGGCCCCGGCCCACTTGGAAACGGCCACCACGCCGCGCAGCCCGGCCGGCACATTGCGGCTGCCATAGTAGTTGTCGCCCCAGACCACCACGGTGCCGTCGTCCTTTAAGGCGGCGCAGGTCGCGCCGTTGACGGCGATATCCACCACCCCGCTCAAGCCTGCCGGCACGTCGCATTGGCCGCAATAATACATTTCATCCGGGGAATTGTTGCTCCCCCAGGCGGCCACGGTGCCGTCATTTTTCAAGGCCAGGGAAAAATCGTTGCCGGCATAAACACGGGCCACGCTGTGCAAATCTTCCGGCACATCGCACTGGCCATGGTCGTTGTCGCCCCAGGCGACCACCGTGCCGTCTGTTTGCAGGGCCAGGCAATGGGTCTCGCCGGCGGCAATGGCGGTAACCTGGGCAAGGCCTGCGGGGACGTCGCACTGGCCGTTGACATTGCTGCCCCAGGCCACTACGGCGCCGTCCGCCTTTAAGGCCAGACAGCAGGCGTTAAAGTTATTAATCGCCAGCGCGGTAACATTTTTGACGTTTTCTGGCACTTCGCACTGCTTATCCCGGTTATTGCCCCAGACGACGACGGTGCCGTCCTCTTTTAAGGCCATCACATTGAAATAGGCGCTGGCTATGGCTTTGACTTTATTTAAGCCCGCCGGTATCTCAGTCAGCCCATAGTCGTCCTTGCCCGTAAGGGCCACTTGCACGGCGCCGTCCCGGTTCAAAACCGCGATGCCGTAATACAGCCAGCCGATCCTGGCGGCGGCTTGGCCGTACACGCCGGCGGCGTAAGCCGCGGGTGTTTGAGGGATGTCCGGAGACGGCCCGCCGTGCGCAGCGGCGCCGGCAAAGATGTTCAGCCCGGCGGGCACATTGCACTGGCCTTGAAAATTGCCTTTATAGTAGTCAAGCGGGTTGCCCCAGGCTGTCACCGCGCCGTCGCCGTTCAGGGCCAGCAGGTAGTTGGGGCCGGCGCTGAGAGCCAGGATTTCCCGGTCCGGCCGCAGCGGCAGATTGAAATCTATATTCCGGCCAAGATCATCTCCCCAGACCGCCAGGCTGCCGTCCCATTGCAGGGCGGCCGCGTAGTTGTCTCCCGCGGTAATGGCTTTGACATATTGAAGATCTGGACATTTGAATTTTGTTTCCTGTCCCCGCAAATCGCTATGGCTTTGCCCCCATGCAACCAGCGTACCGTCCGCTTTCAGGGCCAAGGCATGACTCTTGCCGGCGGCGACGGCCACCACCTGGTTAAGATTGGCGGGCACGTCGCACTGGCCGCTGCTGTTGTCGCCCCAGGCGCTGACCGTGCCGTCTGCTTTAAGGGCCAGCACATAGTTGGGGCCGCACTTGATCTCCACCACGTTTTCCAGCCCGGACGGTACGTCGCACTGGCCGCTGCTGTTGTCGCCCCAGGCGAAGACCCGGCCGTTTTGGTCCACGGCGGCGGAAAACAGGTCGCCGGCGGCAATACCCGCAGCTTGTCCCAGAGCAGCCGGCACATCTGCCTGGCCATAATCATTCATTCCCCCCGCCCCCCAGGCAGCCACCCGGCCGTTTTTTTTCAGGGCCAGGCTGTGGCAGGCGCCTCCGGCCACGGCAATGACCTCATCCAAGCCCGCCGGCATGTTGCACCGCCCGTCACTGCTGTTGCCCCAGGCGGCCACGGTGCCGTCCTCTTCCACGACCAGGCTGTGCTCGCTGCCGGCCGCCAGGCGCCGGGCCCAGGCGGCAGGCTCGCTTTCCCGGTAGGCCTGCGGGGTCTGCGGCAGGGCGTAGCCGGCCCTGACCCGCTTGACATGAAGCGTGTAAATGCGCTCGCTGCCGTTCTCCGCCTTTACTTTGACCTGAATGGGGTTATCGCCCTCCGCCAGATCCTGCGCGTCGATGACCGTGGCGGCGCCGGCCACCGCCGGCTCTCCGTTGATCTCCAGGCCGGCCTTGCCGCTGAAGGTCCCGGCGGTAAGGCGCACTTCCCTGGCCTCATAAGCCACATCTGTGACGCCTTCCGTCCGCTCACTGCTGAATTGAGGATAAATGCCGCAGGTATTGCGCTGCTCTTCACCCTCTATATTTGTCACGCTTTCCACGCTGAGGCTGCTGAGCCGGTTGTTGCCGCTGACTGCGTCAAACAGGTTCAGTTGCTCCGGCACGTCGCACTGGCCGTTGTTGCTGCGCCCCCAGGCGACTACCGTGCCGTCCCCTTGCAGGGCGTAAAGGCTGCCGGATCCGGCTGCCAGCGCCCGCACCTGCGCCAAATCAGCAGGCACTGCCAGCAAGTCGCTATTATCACCCCACACCGTCACCTTGCCATCCGCGGTAAGCGCCGCGGAGCAATCGCTGCCGGCGGCAATCGCCCGCACCCCGGACAGTCCTGCCGGAACACGGTCTTGATAATCGCCGCCGCTCCAGCTGACTACCCGGCCGTCTGCCTTCAGAGCCAGGACATGCCGGCTGCCGGCTGCCAAGGCTACCACCTTTTCAGGGAACCCGGCGGGCAATTCGCCGGTACGGAAATTGTCGCGCCAATCCCAGGCCGCTACCTTGCCGTCTTCCGTGAGGGCCAGCA
This region of Pelotomaculum schinkii genomic DNA includes:
- a CDS encoding S-layer homology domain-containing protein; translated protein: MINIRGFRLNKLLAIVVVGLSMVAGLLVVVAPQGAGAAEPVALTVTGDGVEKTVQFTLAELQALPQKTYTYSGYNHWPSLQIFKDMKGPTLKTILDAAGLKDNATMIRCKLSDDVYSEFTKAQLLDEPRYYFPDGEDEDNLGKWPPTRSERGKVPVETMLALNESNGKIIYGQCALNEPTCCKNQMLGGLCEGGTIEVFTAPPAQWEAPSADPAPGHVATGTKVTLQHRDGTPYHAIVYYTLDGSGPAYGSDIFNISYPTFQPELNKPIPINGSMVIKTKTIGMGKLDSEVVTYQYNTGLPAQSGAVEENTAGKPADADKAGANKLDNAAEDKAAAAPAGDFADIDGHWARDDIKALVAGGVIDGTGAAFNPEEKTTRAQFAQWLVRALRIEVKPGVALSFSDVPAGAWYHDDVAAAVKAGLLMGVDDNTFAPDESITREQIAVIITRALKMKITEDLSHSITDQGIDKFTDKEDISPWARQDIALAVSCGIISGMGDGTFAPQATATRAEAAVMVLRLYKQVQ
- a CDS encoding S-layer homology domain-containing protein, encoding MINSRSFKLHKILAAVVGLSMVAGLLVMAVPRGACAAEPAALTVTGDGVEKEVTFTMADLQALPQKTYTYSGYNHWPALKVFQDMTGPSLQSILDVAGLKDNATLLRLKPAGGRFVHADFTREQLLEEPRYYFPEGENPGDLADWPPIRGEKGKTLVETIIALNDSQGRICFGQRAPNEPTGGDCVMIQEMCNGGVIEVLTAPLDQWEAPTADIPSGTVAPGTKVTLKKPDEAADNVMVYYTLDGSEPAYGSYIFNISYPSFRPELNKPVPVNGNLTIKAKTIGFGKLDSETATFQYNIENPENEAEGETAGTAMPALARDFADIAGHWARDEIKALAEKGIIDGVTATEFKPEEKITRAQFAKLLTAALNIKAEQNTGISFQDVPAGAWYHDYVAAAVQAGLIMGYSDDIFAPDDNITREQMAVIISRALKMKSTADLSHSVTEQVINKFKDKGDISPWAGNEIYLAVSCGIVSGLSEDTFAPQVTATRAETAAMILRLMRWSEEQ
- a CDS encoding Ig-like domain-containing protein, whose translation is MKLRGLEFRPRPWKTVAGVMLLAALLSPLWIAGPAVASTGCGTGVTGVAADTLTIKVGYFGGPYYTKKVYTLSDLDALPQVRQAYTFIDSLPAVCVDAATGVKLTDLLEDARIDVNSVQKFYFFSTDVKKGWYQCLDKSFLLDIPRFYYPNLPSGWDYETASSTPEAVYGAVRVEPIIAYKDNWQRFDAAPDFSAYDTSTRFRLLFGQSDPGEHTAPQSVKWVHAIEVMLGGMPPAGVTLDRNMVELKVGSTVRLTANVAPDEATDKSVHWSSSDTRVATVDNKGLVTVVGPGTAVITVSTVVGNMTATCVVNGPDQDAGAQGVAPTDAGSHRDGAQRTPAGPPAPAQRYLAEKDKSVAGSTTTSVSSGQAGYQPWRVFEMSADAVPLQQQKEQNRMDIFAAALFGSLFLFGLGRRYMEYTREVAM
- a CDS encoding S-layer homology domain-containing protein produces the protein MKTLRIGKYLLCVLTVLSMLLLSGAGYADDGDVKVNLASHSSHHVYGPGDRVEMEGTAQNLTEVSITVQDEQGGLVYSCQPQVENGVFAAGFTLSPAAAEGKYTIIVGGAGQPELKRYKFSVASADGSGGQTTAGAILTINGDGVEKEISFTRAELEAMSQEREIFSVVSDWPSNLFVAAEGVLLRTLLEKAEMKPEAQMITFRGSDGYRIDFTVDELLNERRYYFPNLMKSSAVGKKAVQPVIALQRVEDDDDFAKMSDRDTPVLCFGQRALTEQILCEYVKRLKTITVTTDSPARWEQPSAKIIDPDTRQEVAAPGGKIKKGSEIILDGDPKVKIYYTTDGGTPGLESKIYNVSFHVPTLNKPIAVEKDTIIKAKTVGWGKRDSEVVTFTFTVDDSPSGQSAAEQAVEDRPAGQEAAVAEKGLAFSDIQDSWAREDIEFMAARKLIYGKSETTYEPGSDITRAEFAALLVRALGLPEGVLQEGQFQDVAGTAWYAGSVAAATYEGILTGYDGGFFKPDAFITREEMAAMIARAARAAGKEDALSGGELERQLAQFKDRQLISPWAEEDVALAVRAGIIKGLPGGDFSPQTNADRAQSAAILKRFLNYINSPAAQ
- a CDS encoding molybdopterin-dependent oxidoreductase, translated to MTENNVDESKDRAINSKRWPALGIGLLVLIIAVCLFVSRGKSGPQEGTVVIKAGAATLGSFTVADLRKLPAVEKKVVVQSNCSNNCGNNSGNNSGNSGENSSEHEFTGTPLLGVLNSIDPGLTQKHKKIITRGVDYYSQVLEMSEVLQPDNVYIVYADNGKSLQTKAGGEGSLQVIVCNDISGQRFTKWLVSLELQ